A single genomic interval of Xyrauchen texanus isolate HMW12.3.18 chromosome 40, RBS_HiC_50CHRs, whole genome shotgun sequence harbors:
- the LOC127633554 gene encoding palmitoyltransferase ZDHHC16B-like isoform X1, producing the protein MGPVLLVRMRSWRWYLSRFMRLFLHWFRLCPQRGCRKQQCKVRDLWNYWKVIMKSLYFNILTNSDTVIDCTFEPIYWLVDNLTRWFGVVFVSMVIALTSSIVIIVYLCVLPIIFSTYPFHWILWHLCYGHWNLLMVVFHYYKATTTIPGFPPQEKCDIPTVTICKKCIVPKPARTHHCSICNRCVLKMDHHCPWLNNCVGHFNHRYFFSFCLYMTMGCIYCSISARDMFLDAYNVIESDYQTPPFTTHQERMVHKSLIYLWVLTSSVAVALGALTLWHTVLITRGETSVERHINRKERKRLKLKGKVFCNPYHSGKIDNWKMFFGVKKRSHWLTRVLLPSSHAPHGDGLTWDSPVYRNNTMVI; encoded by the exons ATGGGACCAGTTTTG TTGGTGAGGATGCGTAGCTGGAGGTGGTATCTCTCCAGGTTCATGCGTCTTTTCCTGCACTGGTTCAGGCTCTGCCCCCAACGAGGATGCAGAAAGCAGCAATGCAAAGTGCGAGACTTGTGGAACTATTGGAAAGTGATAATGAAGTCCCTCTACTTCAACATCTTGACCAATTCAGATACTGTAATAGACTGCACCTTTGAGCCCATCTACTGGCTGGTGGACAATCTGACCCGATGGTTTGGAGTG GTGTTTGTATCTATGGTGATCGCCTTGACCAGCTCCATTGTGATCATCGTCTATCTGTGCGTGCTCCCCATTATCTTCAGCACATACCCCTTTCACTGGATTCTATGGCACCTGTGCTACGGCCACTGGAATCTCCTCATGGTGGTCTTCCATTACTACAAAGCCACCACCACAATTCCGGGATTCCCACCGCAG GAAAAGTGTGATATACCTACTGTTACtatctgtaaaaaatgtatagttcCCAAACCAGCTAGAACACACCATTGCAGTATCTGCAACAG gtgTGTTTTGAAAATGGACCACCACTGTC CTTGGTTGAATAATTGTGTGGGTCATTTCAACCACCGGTACTtcttcagtttctgcctgtacatGACTATGGGCTGCATCTACTGCAGCATCAGTGCCAGAGACATGTTCCTGGATGCTTATAATGTCATTGAG agtgattatCAGACACCCCCCTTCACTACTCATCAGGAGAGAATGGTGCATAAGAGCCTCATTTATTTGTGGGTGCTGACaag CTCAGTGGCTGTAGCTCTAGGTGCACTTACATTGTGGCATACAGTGCTGATTACCAGAGGAGAGACCAGCGTGGAGAGACATATAAACCGCAAAGAGAGAAAACGACTCAAACTGAAGGGCAAA GTTTTCTGCAATCCCTACCACAGTGGAAAAATCGACAATTGGAAAATGTTTTTTGGTGTGAAGAAGCGGAG
- the LOC127633554 gene encoding palmitoyltransferase ZDHHC16B-like isoform X2, producing MGPVLLVRMRSWRWYLSRFMRLFLHWFRLCPQRGCRKQQCKVRDLWNYWKVIMKSLYFNILTNSDTVIDCTFEPIYWLVDNLTRWFGVVFVSMVIALTSSIVIIVYLCVLPIIFSTYPFHWILWHLCYGHWNLLMVVFHYYKATTTIPGFPPQEKCDIPTVTICKKCIVPKPARTHHCSICNRCVLKMDHHCPWLNNCVGHFNHRYFFSFCLYMTMGCIYCSISARDMFLDAYNVIESGRYMGVHTGRGGHRGRAHLQPASPWIYPSRVIIRHPPSLLIRREWCIRASFICGC from the exons ATGGGACCAGTTTTG TTGGTGAGGATGCGTAGCTGGAGGTGGTATCTCTCCAGGTTCATGCGTCTTTTCCTGCACTGGTTCAGGCTCTGCCCCCAACGAGGATGCAGAAAGCAGCAATGCAAAGTGCGAGACTTGTGGAACTATTGGAAAGTGATAATGAAGTCCCTCTACTTCAACATCTTGACCAATTCAGATACTGTAATAGACTGCACCTTTGAGCCCATCTACTGGCTGGTGGACAATCTGACCCGATGGTTTGGAGTG GTGTTTGTATCTATGGTGATCGCCTTGACCAGCTCCATTGTGATCATCGTCTATCTGTGCGTGCTCCCCATTATCTTCAGCACATACCCCTTTCACTGGATTCTATGGCACCTGTGCTACGGCCACTGGAATCTCCTCATGGTGGTCTTCCATTACTACAAAGCCACCACCACAATTCCGGGATTCCCACCGCAG GAAAAGTGTGATATACCTACTGTTACtatctgtaaaaaatgtatagttcCCAAACCAGCTAGAACACACCATTGCAGTATCTGCAACAG gtgTGTTTTGAAAATGGACCACCACTGTC CTTGGTTGAATAATTGTGTGGGTCATTTCAACCACCGGTACTtcttcagtttctgcctgtacatGACTATGGGCTGCATCTACTGCAGCATCAGTGCCAGAGACATGTTCCTGGATGCTTATAATGTCATTGAG tcAGGCAGATATATGGGCGTGCACACAGGGAGAGGCGGTCACAGGGGCAGGGCTCATCTACAGCCTGCTTCCCCCTGGATATACCCCAGCAG agtgattatCAGACACCCCCCTTCACTACTCATCAGGAGAGAATGGTGCATAAGAGCCTCATTTATTTGTGGGTGCTGA
- the LOC127633302 gene encoding cAMP-dependent protein kinase type I-alpha regulatory subunit-like, with protein sequence MASGSANSEEEKSLRECEIYVQKHNIQQLLKDCIVQLCTSRPDRPMAFLREFFERLEKEEVKLLNQQKGSSRSDSREDEVSPPMNPVVKGRRRRGAISAEVYTEEDATSYVRKVIPKDYKTMAALAKAIEKNVLFSHLDDNERSDIFDAMFPVTYIAGEIVIQQGDEGDNFYVIDQGEMDVYVNNELVTNIGEGGSFGELALIYGTPRAATVRAKTNVKLWGIDRDSYRRILMGSTLRKRKMYEEFLSKVSILESLDKWERLTVADALEPVQFEDSQKIVVQEEPGDEFFIILEGCAAVLQRRSENEEFVEVGRLGPSDYFGEIALLMNRPRAATVVARGPLKCVKLDRPRFERVLGPCSDILKRNIQQYNSFVSLSV encoded by the exons ATGGCATCAGGCAGTGCGAACAGTGAGGAGGAGAAGAGTCTTAGAGAATGTGAGATATATGTGCAGAAACACAACATCCAGCAGTTGCTGAAGGACTGCATTGTCCAGCTGTGCACCTCAAGGCCAGACAGACCCATGGCCTTCCTCAGAGAATTCTTTGAGAGGCTTGAAAAG GAGGAAGTCAAGCTCCTGAACCAGCAGAAAGGCAGCTCTCGCTCAGACTCTCGTGAAGATGAGGTGTCCCCTCCAATGAATCCTGTGGTGAAAGGTCGCAGACGGAGAGGGGCCATCAGTGCTGAGGTCTACACTGAGGAGGATGCCACCTCCTATGTCAGGAAG GTTATCCCGAAAGACTATAAAACCATGGCTGCTCTTGCCAAAGCTATTGAAAAAAATGTGCTCTTCTCACATTTGGATGACAATGAGAGAAG CGACATATTTGATGCAATGTTCCCAGTCACCTACATTGCAGGAGAGATTGTCATCCAGCAAG GTGATGAAGGGGATAACTTCTATGTCATCGACCAGGGTGAAATGGAT GTGTATGTGAACAATGAGTTGGTGACCAATATTGGTGAGGGGGGCAGCTTTGGAGAGCTGGCTCTAATCTATGGTACCCCCAGAGCCGCCACTGTCAGAGCCAAGACCAACGTTAAGCTCTGGGGCATAGACAGGGACAGCTACAGAAGAATACTAATG GGAAGCACTTTAAGGAAAAGGAAGATGTATGAGGAGTTCCTGAGCAAAGTATCCATTCTAG AGTCTCTGGATAAGTGGGAGCGTTTGACTGTGGCTGATGCTCTGGAGCCAGTGCAATTTGAGGACAGTCAGAAAATCGTGGTGCAGGAAGAACCAGGGGATGAGTTCTTCATCATCCTAGAG GGATGTGCAGCTGTTCTGCAGCGTAGGTCAGAGAATGAGGAGTTTGTAGAGGTCGGCCGTTTAGGACCATCAGACTACTTTG GTGAAATTGCTCTGCTGATGAACCGACCCCGTGCAGCCACCGTGGTGGCCCGTGGCCCTCTGAAGTGTGTCAAGCTGGACAGGCCGCGTTTCGAGCGGGTGCTGGGGCCGTGCTCGGACATCCTCAAACGCAACATCCAGCAGTACAACAGCTTTGTCTCGCTCTCCGTCTGA